In Streptomyces rapamycinicus NRRL 5491, the genomic stretch GGGCTGATCGCCGGGGGAGCGATGGGCAACGGGGCCGACCGGATGATCCGGTCCCCGGGCCCGCTGCGCGGCGCCGTCATCGACTGGATCACGCTGGACGCCCGGGGGCCGGTCTTCAACCTCGCCGATGTGGCCCTGATCACCGGGACCCTGCTCACCGCCGCCCTGCTGCTGCGCAGACCCTCGCGCACGTACGAACGGACCGCCCGCCCGGGCACGAGCGGCCCGGGTACGGGGCTCGATCCGGTGGCCGTCAGCCTCCCGCCTTGTGCACCGCGCCCTGATCGGCGTCCCGATCCGCCCCCGGCGCCGTCCCGGGGACCGTCTCCGTCGGCATCGCCTCATTCGTCACAGCCTCGTTCGGCATCGCCTCCGGAGGCACCGTCTCCGTCCCCGGGATCGGCTCCTGCGGCGCCCCCTCCGTCCCCGGCTCCCGGCTCTCCCGCTCCGAGAGGGACTCCGCGAAGTCCCTGAGCCGGTCCAGCACCGCCTCGTCGATCGTCGCGCGGGCGGCCAGCGCCTCGCTGATCCGCTGGTAGACGGCGAGCTCCCGGGCGCAACGGTGGCACTCGGCCACATGGGTGCGCACCAGGGCCGCGGCCGGGGCGTCCAGCTCCCCGTCCAGATACGACTGGAGCATCGGCGCGCCCAGCGGACATCGTGTGCTCCGGAGCCGTCCGGTGGTCCGCGTGGTCCCCGTGGTGCGTGTGGTCCGCCACCATGTCCACCTGCTCATGCGCCACCTCGCTCCGATTCCACTCCCGCGGCCAGCAGCTGGTTCCGGATCCGCTTGCGCGCCCGGTGCAGCCTGCTCATCACCGTCCCCTTGGGGACGTCCAGCACCTGTGCGGCCTCCGCGTACGACAGTCCGTCCACATGCACCAGCCGCACCACCTGCTGGTCCCGCAGCGGAAGCGCCGTGAACGCGGCGTCCACGGCCTCGTCGAACGTCGTGTCCACCACCAGCTCCTCCGGTGTCGCGTCCCGGGCCGGGACCAGCCGCTCCAGCTCCGTGTCCGGGTCGTCGAGCAGCCGGGGCCGGCGCTGGCGGCGCCGGCTGACCTCCGCATGCCGCATGATCGTCAGCAGCCAGGCCCGTGGATGTCTCCCGTCAAAACGGCCGACTGCCCGGTACGCCCGTAGTAACGTGTCCTGCACGAGATCCTCGGCGTCGGCTCGCTGGGTGGTCAGTGACATGGCCACGCGCAGCAGCACCTCGACCTCGGGCAGCACATACTGAGCGAACATGCGCTGCTGATGGGCGTCCGGGTCAGCTGGCTCCACGGAGTGCCTCCTCGGATCCGGACCCCCCCGGGGGGACGCGAAGCACGACATATCACACTCTGTGTAACATCTCGCTCACCGCGCCGCATGGGTTGATCGGCGATCCGAGTGGCAGGTCGGACGTCTCGGATGGCAGGTCAGACGTTCAGGGAGACCAGGCGCTTTCCCTCGGCCGTACGGACCTCGAAGCGTTCGATGTCGGAGCGCTTCATGCCCGCGCCGCCGTGCGCCCACAGCGGACCTCTCGCCTCCGCCTTGGGGCTGTCCTCGATCCCGTAGCCCCACTCGGGCACGGACCAGGTCATCATCGTCTGCTCGTGGCCGTCCTTGGAGACCGCGATCAGGCTGCAGTCCAGGGGGCCCTTGAGGTTCTTCAGCCGGAGGACGGCGTCGGTGCCCCACATCTTGTCCTCCAGCGCGACCGCCGCGTTCACCTTGGTGTCCGGGTCGGTGCCCTGCACCTTGTCGGGCATTCCGGCGAAGAGGGCGCTCTCGCTGGGGGCGGCCGTGACGGAGCTGTCCGAGCCGCCGGAGGTGACCGCGATCGTGCCGACCGGGCCGCCGACGATCAGCACCGCCGCCGCCGCGACCAGGTAGAGACCGCGCCGCCGCCGCTTGGCGCGGAACGCCGCGACCTCGCCGGCCATCCGGTTGAACAGGGCCGGGCCGGGGCGCGCGGTGAGGGTCTCGATGGCGTTGGGAGTGGCGCTGAAGGCATGCGGAGTGTGGCCCGTGAGCTGGGTCCGCCCGGGGCTGCCGTGGATCCCGGGGATGTCGGCGGCCAGATCGGCCAGCAGTGGTTCCAGTCCGGTCAGCTCGTCCAGTTGCCGTCCGCACTGGTCGCAGCCGGCCAGATGCTCCTCGAAATAGGTGGCGTCCGCCTCGTCGAGCACGCCGAGCACATACGCGCCAACGGCGTCGTGTCCCGGGTGGTGCGTCTGCGCTGTCATGCCGTTACTCCTCTCTCCTCGAGCGCGAGCTTCATCGAGCGCAGCGCGTAGAAAACCCGGGACCGTACCGTCCCGCTGGGTATGCCGAGGGTCTGGGCCGCCTCGTTGACGGTCCGTCCCTTGAAGTAGGTCTCGACCAGCACCTCGCGATG encodes the following:
- a CDS encoding signal peptidase II, whose translation is MKPHPATGRLLFPLVALAVILADQLSKAMALAAWSGTAGPQARFGPFCALLVRNTGVAFGLGQSRPALIVVITLAGAVATLGAAGAGLRVRGRGAALGLGLIAGGAMGNGADRMIRSPGPLRGAVIDWITLDARGPVFNLADVALITGTLLTAALLLRRPSRTYERTARPGTSGPGTGLDPVAVSLPPCAPRPDRRPDPPPAPSRGPSPSASPHSSQPRSASPPEAPSPSPGSAPAAPPPSPAPGSPAPRGTPRSP
- a CDS encoding RNA polymerase sigma factor, which gives rise to MEPADPDAHQQRMFAQYVLPEVEVLLRVAMSLTTQRADAEDLVQDTLLRAYRAVGRFDGRHPRAWLLTIMRHAEVSRRRQRRPRLLDDPDTELERLVPARDATPEELVVDTTFDEAVDAAFTALPLRDQQVVRLVHVDGLSYAEAAQVLDVPKGTVMSRLHRARKRIRNQLLAAGVESERGGA
- a CDS encoding zf-HC2 domain-containing protein gives rise to the protein MTAQTHHPGHDAVGAYVLGVLDEADATYFEEHLAGCDQCGRQLDELTGLEPLLADLAADIPGIHGSPGRTQLTGHTPHAFSATPNAIETLTARPGPALFNRMAGEVAAFRAKRRRRGLYLVAAAAVLIVGGPVGTIAVTSGGSDSSVTAAPSESALFAGMPDKVQGTDPDTKVNAAVALEDKMWGTDAVLRLKNLKGPLDCSLIAVSKDGHEQTMMTWSVPEWGYGIEDSPKAEARGPLWAHGGAGMKRSDIERFEVRTAEGKRLVSLNV